CGCCCTCCGGCAGGCCGCAGCCGATGATGACATCCTCGACCTCCGCGGGTTCGACGCCGGCGCGCTCAACAGCGTGCTCGATCACGTGGCCGGTCATGGTGATGCCGTGGGTGTTGTTGAAGGCGCCGCGATAGGCCTTGCCGATCGGCGTGCGGGCGGTGGAGACGATGACGGCTTCACGCATGGTTCAGTCCTCCTGATCGTAGTCCTCGAAGGTCTTGCCTTCGTCGGCCAGCCGTTTCAGCAGCGGCGATGGTTTCCAATGGGCAAACCCAAGTTCGTCGTGGTAGCGGCAGACGGCATCATAGACGGTCTTCAGACCGACCGTACCGGCCCAATGCATGGGCCCGCCGCGCCAGACTGGGAAGGCGTAGCCGTTGATGTAGACGAGATCGATATCGCTGGCGCGCAGCGCGAAACCTTCATCCAGGATCTGCGCGCCGATGTTGACCAGCGGATACATGCAGCGCTCCAGAATCTCCTGGTCGGAGAACTCCCGGGTCTCCAAGCCGAAATGAGCGGCGGCGTCTTTCGCCAGCTGCGCGACCTCCGGGTCGGGCACGGGCGTGCGGTTGCCCTGTTCGTAGATGTAATAGCCGCGCCCGGTCTTCTGGCCGAAACGGCCCATCTCGCACAGCCTGTTCGAGACGAAGCTGCCGCGCTCATATGCCGCTTCGCCGCCACCGGCGTCCTTGCGTTTGCTCCAGCCGATATCGAGGCCGGCCAGATCGCTCACCGCCAAGGGCCCCATGGCCATGCCGAAATCGTACATCACCTTGTCGATCTGCTGGGGCGGGGCGCCTTCCTCAACCATCAGCGCGGCTTCGCCGAAGTATCCCTCCAGCATGCGGTTGCCGATGAAACCGTGGCAGACGCCGGCGACGATCGGCAGCTTGCGCATGCGTTTACCGACATCCATGACCGTTGCCAGCACCTGATCGCTGACGTTTTCCGTACGCACGACTTCTAGGAGGCGCATGACGTTCGCCGGGCTGAAGAAGTGGGTGCCCAGGACGTTGCCTGAGCGGTCCGGCACGGTCGCGGCGATCTCGTCGACATTCAGATAAGACGTGTTGCTGGTCAGGATCGTATCGGGTTTGCACACCGCATCGAGCTTGGCGAAGACGTCCTTTTTGACATCCATGGTCTCGAACACCGCCTCGATCACCATGTCGACATCGCTGAGCGCGGCATAATCGAGCACTGGCTCGATGAGACCCATGCGCTTGTCCATGTCGTCCTGCGAAAGCCGACCCTTTGAGACGGTGTTGGCATAGTTTTTCTCGATCCGCGCCATGCCCTTGTCGAGCGCTTCCTGGTTCTGCTCCAGAATACGCACCGGGATGCCCGCGTTGGCGAAGTTCATGGCGATGCCGCCACCCATGGTGCCGGCGCCCAGAACGCCTGCCGTTTTGACGGGCCTCAGTTCGATATCCTTCGCAATACCGGGGATCTTGCCGGCCGCGCGCTCGGCGAAGAAGACGTGCCGCAGCGCCTTCGATTCGTCGGACTTTACGCAGTCCTCAAAGATCTCGCGCTCCCGCTTGACGCCCTCGTCAAACGGCCGGTCGACGGCGGCCTCGACACATTCGATACAGGCATAGGGCGCGCGCATGCCGCGGGCCCGGCGTTTGATCTCCTGGCGCTTGGCATCAAAGATCCCGGCGTCGTCGAGCTTGGCGTCGAGGTCGCGCGCCAGGCGGTGCGGGCCGCCCGACGCCACCTTCTCCTCCGCGAAGGCGAGCGCGCCTTCAAGCAGGTCACCGTCGATTACCTTGTCGACAATGCCGAATTCGGCGGCGCGCGGCGCACGCACGGGATTACCCGAGACGATCATGTCTAGCCCGACTTTGACGCCAGCCAGGCGCGGCAGCCGCTGGGTGCCGCCGGCGCCCGGCGGAAAGCCGAGCTTGACCTCCGGCTGACCGACCTGGGCCGTCGGCACGATGACGCGGTAATGGCAGGCCATGGCGACTTCCAGACCGCCGCCAAGGGCGTGACCGTGGATCGCCGCGATGACGGGTTTGGCGCTGCCTTCAAAACTCCTGATGACGTCGGAGAAGTTTTCTTCACCGTCGGGCCAGGGCAGGGAGAAGTAACGGATGTCGGCACCGGCGATGAAGCCGCGCCCGGCGCCGATCAGGACAA
The sequence above is a segment of the Pseudomonadota bacterium genome. Coding sequences within it:
- a CDS encoding 3-hydroxyacyl-CoA dehydrogenase NAD-binding domain-containing protein, whose translation is MSLVNYEKRGAVGVLTVTNPPVNAMSPGVPKGIVNGVAEANADDDVHAIVLIGAGRGFIAGADIRYFSLPWPDGEENFSDVIRSFEGSAKPVIAAIHGHALGGGLEVAMACHYRVIVPTAQVGQPEVKLGFPPGAGGTQRLPRLAGVKVGLDMIVSGNPVRAPRAAEFGIVDKVIDGDLLEGALAFAEEKVASGGPHRLARDLDAKLDDAGIFDAKRQEIKRRARGMRAPYACIECVEAAVDRPFDEGVKREREIFEDCVKSDESKALRHVFFAERAAGKIPGIAKDIELRPVKTAGVLGAGTMGGGIAMNFANAGIPVRILEQNQEALDKGMARIEKNYANTVSKGRLSQDDMDKRMGLIEPVLDYAALSDVDMVIEAVFETMDVKKDVFAKLDAVCKPDTILTSNTSYLNVDEIAATVPDRSGNVLGTHFFSPANVMRLLEVVRTENVSDQVLATVMDVGKRMRKLPIVAGVCHGFIGNRMLEGYFGEAALMVEEGAPPQQIDKVMYDFGMAMGPLAVSDLAGLDIGWSKRKDAGGGEAAYERGSFVSNRLCEMGRFGQKTGRGYYIYEQGNRTPVPDPEVAQLAKDAAAHFGLETREFSDQEILERCMYPLVNIGAQILDEGFALRASDIDLVYINGYAFPVWRGGPMHWAGTVGLKTVYDAVCRYHDELGFAHWKPSPLLKRLADEGKTFEDYDQED